The nucleotide sequence ATTAAAAATATTCACTAAGTTATGTTTTTTATAAATAATCCTACAATTATTAATTGTAAAATTTGTAAAATTTGTTTTGCAAATTAATTGCCAATCAGAAAAACGGGACTTTCTGACCATATTTTTTTATCCACTCAAAAATGTTTAGGTTTGTAGTTCTCAAAAATTAAACTATGAATAATTGGGCAGAATATGTAGGTTATGTAGCATCGGCATTTGTGGTCGGGAGCTTTTTATTAAAAGAGATTAAGACGATCCGTCTTGTCAATCTGATAGGCTGTATTTGCTTTGTTATCTACGGCGTCTACAGCGGGATGCTTTGGCCTATTATTATTCCAAACGTGATATTGGCTTTGGTTCAAATTTATCATTTGGTAAGAACTATTAAATCGTGAAAATCATTGTAAGTGTTTTTAACAATCTGCAGACTGACCAGCGAGTAGAAAAGGTTTGCAAGACACTTTATGATAATGGTTATCACCCACATCTGATTGGTAATGATTGGTTGGGCGCGCCCGAAATGGAAAGACCTTATCCATTTTACAGAATTAAACTAAATTCAAAAAAAGCTCGTTTCGCATACATAGAGTTCCAGAAGAAACTCTACCGTGAGCTGAAGAAAAATGCTGACAATAAGACCATTTTATTGGCCAATGATTTGGAAACAATAGTGCCAAATTATCTCATTTCTAAAAAATTAGGCATCCCTCTGGTTTTTGACAGCCACGAAATTTTCACCGAAATGCCAACAATACAAGGCAGATGGGTGAAAAAAATATGGAAGGCAGTTGAAAAGAAATTGGTGCCTAAAATAAAAAGAATGATCACTGCTAGTGATTCCTATGCAGATTGGTTTGTGAAAGAATATGGGATAAAGAGACCTACTGTTGTAAGGAATCTGCCAAGGAGATCTCATTTTTCCGGTATCAATGAAAATGACACAAAAATCATACTTTATCAAGGGTGGCTAAACTATTCCCGCGGGCTGGACAAGGCCATTATTGCTATGAAAGGGATAGACAATGCTGAGCTTTGGATTGCAGGATGCGGACCGGCGGAAGATTTTTACCGTGCAGTTTCTGTTGAGAATCATTTGAAAGATAAAGTCAAATTTATCGGAAAGCTTACACCGGATGATCTGCGGAAGGTTACGCCGCAAGCAGATGTGGGAATCAGCATAGAAGAAAATAATGGGTTGAGTTATTATTATTCTCTACCAAACAAAATTTCGGACTATATCCAGTCCAGGGTTCCTGTTGTGATTTCTGATTTTCCGGAGATGCGAAAGATAGTCAATACTTTTTCCGTTGGTGAGATTATTGAAAATCATTCTCCGGAACACCTTGCAGGAAGGATAAACGTTGTACTGGCAAAAGGGAAGGCTTCTTATCTTAATCATCTCAATGCTGCTGCAGATGAGCTTTGCTGGGAAAATGAAGAAGACAAAATCCTGAAAATATTCTCCGACGCTGCAAAAGAAATTCTGTAGAAGGTTAACTTTTCTAGGCTTTAATTATCTAATAAGTAATTGTATGATTTTTGTATTATAATCAAATAAATAATTAAAAAAATGAGAACTTTCATCGTTTTAGTAACTGCTTTTTTTTCAGTCGTCAGTTGCAGCAGTCAGATTTATTTAGATCCTTCTACGCTTGAGTCTGCTATTACCAATAAAGAGTTTAATTATAATGCAACCAGAGCATTCCCGATGAATGGTGATGTCAGCAATGTTCTAAACTCATTACCAAACACTTCTTCCAGCAGAATTCTGAACCTTGATCCTGGCTATGGATTTAATCTGAAAAAAGATATTCTCAGTGTTGGTTTGCCTTATTTCGGGCGTGCATATAATGCTGTTCCGGGTGATGCTAATAATGGAGGCGTCAGATTTGAATCAAAAGTGTTTGATATAAAAAAGTCTTCCACTAAAAAAGGAAACACACTGTTGATTATCACACCGAGAGATACGAAGGAAAACTATATTTTTAATCTTGAGATTTTCAAAAACGGCAGTGCATTTCTTTCTGTGCAGTCTAACAACAGGCAGCCAATAAGCTTTGATGGCAACATCTCGGTAGATCAGTAATTATTTCCGGAAGAGCTTATTAACAAAATCACTTGCTTCAGAACTTGGATTAGACAACAGTTCTGAAGCCTTTTTTTTATGTTTCTGGAATGAGGTTTCCAAAAGATGGTCATTTTTAGCTTTTTCAAGAATATATTCTCTTACCCAAAATTCAAACCTTTTTCGAGCTTGATTCTTTCTGGTTTCGAGGAAAGTTCCATTCTTAATTTTCAACGAAATATAATCATCAATTTTATTAAAAACTTCGTCCAATCCAGATTTTTCCAAGGCTGAGCCAAGAATCACAGGGATTTTCCAGTTTTTTTCCTTTGGTGTGATGAATTGCAATGCCCTCGAAAGTTCAGTTTTTGTCATTTTAGCTTTTGAAAGATTCTCAGAATTAACTTTGTTAATGAAAATCAAATCTGCCATTTCCATAATGCCGCGTTTGATACCTTGCAATTCGTCGCCAGTTCCTATGACTTTCAGAAAAAGAAAAACGTCCGTGATATCACTGACTAAAGTTTCACTTTGCCCAACACCAACGGTTTCTATCAAAATATAATCAAAACCAGCGGCTTCACAAATCAAAAGACTTTCGAAAGTGGTATTCGCAATCCCTCCCAAAAATCCGGAACTTGGACTAGGACGGATAAACGCATTTGGGTCTTTCGCCAATTCTTCCATCCGTGTTTTATCACCAAGAATACTTCCTTTGTTGATGGACGAACTTGGATCAATCGCCAAAACGGCTACTTTTTTTCCTTGAGCAATCGCAAACTTTCCAAAGCTTTCTATAAAAGTTGATTTTCCCGCACCCGGAACTCCCGTAATTCCAATTCTCACAGATTTTCCTGTGAATGGTAATATTTCTTTCAGTAATTGATCCGCAATTAGCCGATGTTCAGGCTTTTTGCTTTCGATAAGTGTAATGGCTTTTCCCAAAATCCTTTTGTCAGAAGATTTGATTCCGGAGATGTAATCTTGTAAACTGATTGTTCTGCTCATTGGGAATTTGGAATTGTTACAAATTGGGCTTAAGGTAATTTTCGGATTCTTATATTTTCTATTTTTGATAAGAATAAAATCCAAAAATAATCAAAAAATACATATACAGTTTGTGTCTTGTGGGCGTGATTGTCTATTCTTGTAAAACACAGCAAACAACAACTACTACAACTACCGAAACTTCTGCTGCAACAGCCAATCTTAGCAAAGAAGAAATTCTGAAAAAAGGAGAGGATCTTTTTACTTTGAAATGCGGAAAATGCCACAGATTACCAACACCATCAGAATTTAAAGTAGACGAATGGAAGCCAATAATGGTAAGAATGGCACCAAAAGCTAAACTAAATGCGGAAGAAACCAATCGGATTTTGGCTTACGTGAATGCTAATGCGAAGAAATAATAATTAATTCTCTAAAAATTTCTCCAAAATCTCCACAGCACATTTTGGCAAATTGGTTCCGGGACCGAAGATAAAATCTGCACCATTAGCATATAAAAATTCATAATCCTGTTGTGGAATTACGCCACCAACAACGATTGTAATATCATCTGCGCCCAGTTTTTTCAGCTCTTCCACCACTTGCGGAACGAGTGTTTTGTGACCAGCAGCCAAAGACGAAACGCCTAAAATGTGAATGTCATTTTCCACAGCTTGCTTGGCCACTTCTTCCGGCGTTTGGAAGAGCGGAGCAACATCGACATCAAATCCCATATCTGCAAATGCTGTTGCCACTACTTTTGCGCCTCTATCGTGACCGTCTTGTCCCATTTTTGCCACCATTATTCTTGGTCGTCTTCCTTCTTCGTCTTCAAATTTCTGACTTAGTGAAACTGCTTTTTCAAAGTATTCGTTTTTTCCTGCGTTCATAGCGTAAACTCCTGATATGGTTCTGATATTGGCTTTGTAACGTCCGAAACTTTCTTCCATCGCATCGCTCATTTCGCCCAAAGTTACTCGCCTTCTTGCTGCTTCTATGCACAATTCTAGAAGGTTTCCTTGGCCTGTTTTAGCACAACTTCTAATTTCATTTAAAATTTGGCTGACCGCCTCGGTCTTTCGTTCTGCTTTTATTTTTTCTAATCTTTCGATTTGTTTTCTGCGGACTTCCGTATTATCGATGTCGAGGATATCAATGTCGGTTTGTTTAAGATTGGATTTGAAGGAATTAACACCGATGATGAATTCTTCTCCGCTATCGATTTTGGCTTGTTTTCTAGCAGCAGCTTCCTCTATTCTCATTTTTGGGATTCCGGCTTCGATGGCTTTTGTCATTCCGCCTTCTTTTTCTACCTCATCGATGTATTTCATTGCTTCATCAATCATTTGTTGTGTTAATGATTCCACTAAATGACTTCCACCCATTGGGTCAACAACATCGCAGATTCCACTTTCCTGTTGGAGGATAATTTGGGTATTTCTGGCAATTTTTGCAGAATAATCGGTTGGTAGAGCAATCGCTTCATCCAAAGCATTCGTGTGAAGGGATTGTGTTCCACCTAAAGCTGATGACAACGCTTCAATAGCAGTTCTTGTGATATTATTGAAAGGTTCTTGCTCCGTTAGACTCCAACCGGAAGTCTGAGAATGCGTTCTTAAAGCTAAGGATTTTTGATTCTGAGGATTGAATTGTGTTAGGAGATTTGCCCAAATATAACGTGCAGCGCGCATTTTTGCGATTTCCATAAAATGGTTCATTCCGATGGCCCAGAAAAAAGATAATCTGGGAGCAAAATCATCGACGTTCATTCCTGCTTTGATTCCGGTTCTTACATATTCCAAACCGTCGGCTAAAGTGTAAGCCATTTCCAAAACCGGTGTTGCACCAGCTTCCTGCATATGATAACCGGAAATGGAAATAGAGTTGAATTTCGGAATATTTTTGGAAGTGTATTCAAAAATATCAGCAATGATTTTCATTGATGGCGTTGGCGGATAGATATATGTGTTCCTAACCATAAATTCTTTCAGAATATCATTCTGAATGGTTCCGGATAATTTATCTTGGGAAACACCTTGCTCTTCTGCGGCGACAATATAAAAAGATAAAATCGGTAAAACTGCGCCATTCATAGTCATTGAAACCGAAATTTCATCCAGTGGAATCTGGTCGAACAAGATTTTCATATCTTCCACTGAATCAATCGCAACTCCGGCTTTTCCGACATCACCAACAACTCTTGCGTGGTCGGAATCATAACCTCTGTGCGTTGCCAAATCAAAAGCAACCGAAAGTCCTTTTTGTCCAGCTGCCAGATTTCTCCTGTAAAAAGCATTGGATTCTTCTGCTGTAGAAAAACCTGCATATTGACGAATAGTCCAAGGTTTTTGAACATACATCGTGGAATATGGACCGCGGAGAAAAGGCGCAATTCCGGCAGACCCATTTTTTATGCTTTCGTTTTTTACATCTTCCGCATAGTATTTTGATTTTAGTTCCAAACCGTCTTTTTCAAAAATGTAATTTTCTGAATTCGAATTGAAGTCAATATTTTGAAAATCAGGGTTTTGGGTTGTTATTTTGTGGCGCATTATTCCTTTTGTCTTCTGAAATTAAATATAAGAAATTTTGAAAATGTGGTGAACCACAAAAGGCACAAAAGTTTTTGGGCTGAAAAATTCATTTCTACGTATTTTTTTAACGCAAAGGTCGCAAGGAATTATTTCCTTCATTGAAAATATTTTTAAGTGCGCAAAGGCGTAAAACTTAGCAATGAACGCATTAAAGCTTTTGTGTCTTTTGTGGTTTTATCAAGCGACAATTTGTCATTAATTTTTGGATGGTCTTTTTTTTGAGTTTCGAATTCAAAATTTTGTAAACAAAAAATAATATAAATATGGCAACAGGAAGTATTAATGTATCGGTGGAGAATATTTTTCCACTGATTAAAAAGTTTCTTTACAGCGACCACGAGATTTTTCTGCGTGAGCTGATTTCTAATGCGACGGATGCAACGACGAAACTGAAACACCTCACCACAATAGGTGAAGCGAAGGTTGAATATGGAAATCCAATTATTGAAGTGAAAATTGATAAAGATGCGAAAACGCTGACTATCAAAGATCAAGGAATTGGGATGACTGGCGAAGAAGTTGAAAAATATATCAACCAAGTGGCGTTTTCCGGAGCTGAGGAATTTCTAGAAAAATATAAAGATTCTGCGAAAGATGCGGGGATAATTGGACATTTTGGTCTTGGATTTTATTCGGCGTTTATGGTGGCGGAAAAAGTGGAAATTTTGACTAAATCTTATAAAGAAGATGCAAAAGCAGTTCGTTGGGTCTGCGACGGAAGTCCGGAATATACACTTGAGGAAACGGAAAAAACTGACAGAGGGACGGAAATCGTGCTTCATATTGCGGAAGATTCTACGGAGTTTTTGGAAGAGTTCAGAATCCGTGAATTGCTGACAAAATATAATAAGTTCAATCAAGTTCCAATTAAATTTGGGACAAAAAAAGAAACATTGCCTTTACCGGAAGGTTCTGCCGAGGATGCAAAACCAGAAACAGTTGAGGTTGATAATATCATCAATAACACCAATCCTGCTTGGACAAAATCGCCGTCTGAACTGAAAGACGAAGATTATAACAATTTCTACAGAGAATTGTATCCGATGCAGTTTGAAGAGCCTTTGTTTCACATTCATTTGAATGTGGATTATCCGTTCAATTTGACGGGCATTTTGTTCTTTCCGAAATTAGGGAACAATCTTAATATTGAGAAAGATAAAATCCAATTATATCAAAATCAAGTATTTGTAACAGATGAAGTTAAGGGTATTGTTCCGGATTTCTTGATGTTGTTGAGAGGTGTGATTGATTCGCCCGATATTCCTTTGAACGTTTCCCGTTCTTATTTGCAGGCTGATGGCGCAGTGAAGAAAATCTCTTCTTACATCACGAAAAAAGTGGCGGACAAAATGGTTTCGTTAATCAATGAAAACCGTGAAGATTATGAAAAGAAATGGAATGATATCAAAATCGTTATCGAGTATGGAATGATTTCGGAAGATAAGTTCTATGAAAAATCTGACAAGTTTGCTCTGTATCCAACGACAGATAACAACTATTATCTTTGGAATGAATTGATTGAAAAAATCAAACCAACTCAAACGGATAAAGACGGAAAAATAGTTATTCTTTATGCAAACAATGCTGACGAACAACACAGCTACATCCAGTCTGCCAAAGAGAAAGGTTATGAAGTCTTGTTGCTGGATTCGCCGATTGTTCCGCACTTGATTCAGAAACTGGAAGCTTCTAAAGAAAACATTGCTTTTGCGAGAGTTGATGCAGACCACATCAATAATCTCATCAAAAAAGATGAGCCTAAAATTTCTAAACTAAATGATTCGGATAAAGAAACTTTGAAGAAAGAAATCGAGGAATCTATCAATGATACAAAGTTCACTGTTCAATTGGAAGATTTGGATTCTACAGATGCACCGTTTACGTTGACTCAGCCGGAGTTTTTCAGAAGAATGAAAGATATGCAGGCAACCGGCGGTGGCGGAATGTTCGCAATGGGCGGTTTCCCTGAGATGTACAATCTTGTTGTGAATGCTAACTCAGATTTTGCTGGAGAATTATTGAAGAAAGATAATGACGATGAGAAAAAAGCAATGATTAATCAGGCTTTGGATTTGGCGAAATTATCTCAGAATCTTTTGAAAGGAAAAGAACTGACGGATTTTATCAAGCGTAGTTTTGAGAGTTTGAAGTAATGAATTATTTCAATAAACATAAAAAAAGCGGAACTAAATTTTAGTTCCGCTTTCTTTTTATTTGATTTTCGAAAGGACATCTACCGTTTCTTCCAGATAGAAATCCCGTTCAAGATTTTTTCTCCAGTTTTCGGTTTTCTTAGCAAATGCTTCATCTTTTTTGATTCTTTCCGCTTCGTCTGTGTGAAGAGTGAATTTCAATCCGTTATTGAATTTATCCAAACCTTTGAACTTGTCAATCTGAGCTTTACGCTTTTTCATCAGCTCATTGAATTTGGTTTGATTCAAAGTGATAGTTTCTTCTTTGTCCAGCGCTTCTTTCCATTCCGCAGATTCCTGTAACATTTTGTAATTCTTGTTATCTGCCAATTGTTTGTCTAATTCTGCCTGCAATTGAGGAATATTAAGTCCAGTCAACTTTTTATAAGACGTGGTTTCAATTTTGTCCCAAGGCAAAGCAAATTGGTCAAAACGTTCTCCAACTTCTGCATAGGAGAAGAAATCTTTCATTTTAAGGTCAGCTTCTACACCTTTTCTCTGAGTCGATTCTCCGGAAACTCTATAAAATTTTTGAATCGTCAATTTCAAAGCTCCAAAATCGTCATTCGTATTCAGGAATCTATTCAATTCCACAAAAGTCTGAACCGTTCCTTTTCCGAAAGAACTTGGCGAACCAATTACAGCCGCTCTTCCATAATCTTGGAACGCCCCCGCAAGGATTTCTGAAGCGGAAGCAGATAATTCGTTTTGCATCACCACAAGCGGACCTGTCCAAATTGGTTCATTCGATTTATTACTTAGAACCTGGATTTTTCCTCGGCTGTCTTTTACCTGGACATAAGGACCAGCGTTCATAAACAATCCCATAATGTCGCCAACTTCGGTCAAAGAACCTCCACCATTGCTTCTAAGGTCAAGGATGATTCCTTCTACATTTTCTTTCTTAAGTTTGATTAATTCTGCTTTGATATCGTCAGAAGCATTTCTACCTTTCGCATCTTCAAAATCAACGTTGAAACTTGGAAGGTAGATGAATCCGTATTTCTTACCATTTTTAGAATTAACAACAATACTTCTTGCAAAAGTGTCTTCTATAGCCACTTCCTCACGAATCATTGTTACCTCTTTGATGGTCTTGTCTTTTTTCTCAACTGTTAAAGTGACAGGTGTTCCTTTTTCCCCACGAATTAGTCTTACCGCTTCATCAGACAACATTCCGACAACGTTCACAGGTTCTTCGTTTGGTTTGGATTTTACTTTCAGGATTTTGTCACCTGCAGTTAATTGTTTTGATTTCCAAGCTGGTGCACCAATTGTCAATTCACCAAGATATAAATAACCTTTCTTTTCCTGAATCAAAGCCCCTATGCCAATCACTTTTCCAGTGAATTGCATATCAAATTCCTCTTTGTTTTTCGGAGAGAAATAATTGGTATGCGGGTCAAAAACTTCGGTATAAGCATTCATATAAACTGTGAACCAGTCCATTTTCTTTCTCTTTTTGAATCTTCTGAAAGAATCTGTAATCAGATCTTTAACTTCTGCCGTCGCTTTGACACGCTTCTGTTCCGCTGTTGTTGGTGCGTATTTTATCGTGTCTGGAAGTTTGTTGTTCACGACAGAGTCTTTCTTCTTTTTCTGAGCCTCTTCCTTGCTGGTCAATGTTTCAATTTCCTGAAGGATATTGTACTTGATGTATTTTTTCCATTCTTCGCGCTGTTGTTTAGAATCAATTGGGTTCACTCTCTTCTTTGGTTCAAGAATCAATTCGTCATTTTCATCCAAATTAATTGGTTTGGAAAGAATATCCTGAGTCATTTTATCAATCTCATCTACACGCTGATAAAGTCTGTCAATCGTCAATTTGTAGAAAACAAGATTTCCTTGATTAAGATAATCATCCAGTTTTGTGTAATGCTTTTTGAACTCATCCATATCGGACTGTAGAAAGTATCTTTTGGACGCATCTACGCTTTCAAAATATTTGTCATAAACATCCTGAGAATAAGCATCATTGATTGGTTTCGGGCTATAATGAAGATAAGAAAGAGTGTTTTTTACGCTTACCATAATGGTCTGCATTTTTTCATCATCATTTTGTGGAGCGTTGAAACAGAACATCAGCGTCATCAAAGGCGCAAACATCAGTAGTTTCTTGAACTTGATTTTTTTAAACATATATTTTTAAATCTGTACTTGGATTAGTATTTTTTCCGTTTTGAAAGTTACGATGATATTCAAAAACGAAACCAAATTTAACACCTTATTTTAATTAAAGTATTATAAATTGGTTATTTTTGAAAGAATTATGACAATATCGCAAAAAGCGACAAAAAATAAAGAAAATTTTATGAGTAAACCATTGATACTGGTAACCAATGACGACGGAATTACTGCGCCTGGCATCAGAAAATTAATTAGCATTGTAAACGAAATTGGAGACGTAATTGTTGTAGCACCTAATTCGCCTCAAAGTGGAAAAGGCCACGCTATTACCATTAACTCAACTTTAAGCTTCGAAGAACTCAACTTGGATGGTCCTCAGAGAGATTTTTCCTGCTCCGGAACCCCTGTGGATTGTGTAAAAATGGCATTAGATAAAATTCTTCCAAGAAAACCGGATTTGGTAGTGTCCGGAATTAATCATGGGGCAAATTCTTCCATTAATGTTATCTATTCTGGAACAATGTCTGCGGCTGTGGAAGCCGGAGTGGAAGGTTTGCAAGCGATTGGTTTTTCACTTTCTGATTTGAAATGGGATGCTGATTTTGACCAAGCGGAAGAGTTTATCAAAGAAATTATTCTTAAAACACTCGAAAATCCAATGCCTAAAGGTATAGTGCTAAATGTAAACATTCCTAAACTACCTAAAGAAGATATAAAAGGAATCAAAGTTTGTAAACAAGCCAACGCCAAATGGGAAGAAAGTTTTGACGAAAGAACCAATCCGCACGGAACAAAATATTACTGGTTGACAGGTTATTTCAATAATATGGATGAGTCCGAAGATGCGGACGAAACAGCTTTGGCAAACGGTTATATCAGTATTGTACCGGTGAAATTTGATTTGACAGCTTATGAATATATGAACGAGCTGAATTCTGTTTATCAATAAAAATGGTAATGAATGGAGTTTGTTAAACAGTATCTGCTTTCCAAAAATATTCCTCTGGACGAAAAAAAGTTTGGAGAATTTGCCCAAAAGAATATTCGGACAGAGTTTAAAAAGAAAGATCTTATATTAAAAGCAGGTGAAGTAGAAAATTATCTATCTTTTGTAGAAAAGGGTATTGCCCGACTTTTTTTTGAAAAAGAGAATAAAGATTTGACAATCCGATTTGTTTTTGAATATCAGTATCTTACAGTTTACGATTCTTTTACGCAAAGAACTCCATCCAGATGTGATGTGGAGGCACTTACGGATATGGTGGTGTGGAGAGTGCATTATGATGATTTACAAATGCTTTATAAAACACATTCTGTTGGAAATCTGATCGGAAGACTTACTGTAGAAAAATTATATGTAGAAAAACTTAACAGAGAATTTTCTTTACTAAGTGAAACTGCAGAAGAGCGATATCTTAAAATTATGAAAGAACAACCCGATCTTTTTCAACGGCTTCCACTTAAGCATATTGCTTCTTATATGGGGATTACGCCACAGGCGCTTAGCAGAATAAGAAAACGTATTTCTTAACCATGGTTCATTTTATCTGAAAAATAATTGTTCTACTTTTGCAGAAATCAAAGGATTTGAGGATCCAAATGACGAAAAAAATAAATAAAAAAGCATTCAGTTTTAGCTGAGTGCTTTTTTGTTTTTTAATTCTTAATTAAAAGCATTGTCATAAGTCATTGATGAAAAATCGATTTTCAGAATAGCTTTAGAATCTACAGGATTTCCGTTGCATGTGGCAGGTTTCCAGATTTTATTGGCTTTCATGGCGGCATTTTTCAGATCTTTGAGAAACAGATCACCGTTTGCTACTTTAGGACCGGCTTCTGCATTTGTAAGTACGCCGTTTTTATTGATGTCTAACTTTACAAAAAATAATCCGTTGATGACGTAGGTATTCCAGTTAACATTTTGCTGAAGTTTTTCCTTTAGATCTTTTATATAAGCAGCAGAACCTCCGGGATAAACCAGACTTTTAAACTGAGATGCATTGCAGTTGTTATCACTTACTTGATAGATTCCTCTAACATTATAAACTACGGCACTGGAAGTATTCTCGATCATCGGAATATTGTCCATACCTTCTTCAATATCAACTTGTGCGAGGGCTAAAGCACTGGTTAATAAACACAATGAGAATAGTAATGATTTCATATAGTAGATTTTAATCTAAATTTGAGACAATCTGCACCCTATCGTAGCAGCCTTTTTACAAAACTTCAATCTGATTTTTTAATAAATCTTCAAACTCATCTCTTTTTCTGATAAGATGCGCTTTTCCGTCTAGGAACATTACTTCTGCTGGTTTTAATCTTGAGTTAAAGTTCGAACTCATTTCAAAGCCATAAGCACCAGCATTTCTGAAAACAATAATATCGCCTTCTCTCACTTCATTAATTTTTCTGTCCCAAGCGAAAGTATCTGTCTCACAGATGTTTCCAACAACAGTATAAATTCTTTCCGGACCTTTTGGATTCGAAAGATTCTCAATAATATGATAAGAATCGTAGAACATCGGACGAATCAAATGATTAAAACCTGAATTAACACCCACAAAAACAGTCGCTGTTGTTTGTTTGATTACATTCGATTTTACCAAGAAATGCCCGCTTTTACTTACCAAGAATTTCCCCGGTTCAAACCAAAGTTGGAATTTTTTTCCTGTAGATTCTTCGTGTTTTTTAATCGCAGCATTTACTTTTTTTCCAAGAGATTTCACATCTGTTTCGATGTCGCCGTCTTGGTAAGGAACTTTGAAACCGCTTCCCATATCCAGATATTTCAGATTTGGGAAATGTTCTGCCAATTCAAACATAATTTCCAGACCTTGAAGGAAAACATCTGGATCTTTGATTTCGCTTCCCGTATGCATATGAAGACCTTCAACATTGATGTTAGTAGATTTCATTACACGTTCGATGTGACGAAGTTGGTGAATAGAAATTCCGAATTTGGAATCGATGTGACCGGTTGAGATTTTATAATTTCCTCCGGCAAAAATATGCGGATTGATTCTCACAAAAATAGGATAAGAACCACCGAATTTATTTCCAAATTGTTCCAAAATCGAAATATTATCGATATTGATATGAACATTCAGAGACATGGCTTCCTCTATTTCTGCAAGGTCAACGCAGTTTGGTGTGAAAAGGATTCTGTCATTGGAGAAACCTGCTTTCAAAC is from Epilithonimonas vandammei and encodes:
- the surE gene encoding 5'/3'-nucleotidase SurE — its product is MSKPLILVTNDDGITAPGIRKLISIVNEIGDVIVVAPNSPQSGKGHAITINSTLSFEELNLDGPQRDFSCSGTPVDCVKMALDKILPRKPDLVVSGINHGANSSINVIYSGTMSAAVEAGVEGLQAIGFSLSDLKWDADFDQAEEFIKEIILKTLENPMPKGIVLNVNIPKLPKEDIKGIKVCKQANAKWEESFDERTNPHGTKYYWLTGYFNNMDESEDADETALANGYISIVPVKFDLTAYEYMNELNSVYQ
- the lysA gene encoding diaminopimelate decarboxylase, which translates into the protein MTNQDLLAIAKEFGTPVYVYDVNSIREQYEKLTSSFSKNTRFFYAAKALTNINILKYVEKLGASLDCVSINEVKLGLKAGFSNDRILFTPNCVDLAEIEEAMSLNVHINIDNISILEQFGNKFGGSYPIFVRINPHIFAGGNYKISTGHIDSKFGISIHQLRHIERVMKSTNINVEGLHMHTGSEIKDPDVFLQGLEIMFELAEHFPNLKYLDMGSGFKVPYQDGDIETDVKSLGKKVNAAIKKHEESTGKKFQLWFEPGKFLVSKSGHFLVKSNVIKQTTATVFVGVNSGFNHLIRPMFYDSYHIIENLSNPKGPERIYTVVGNICETDTFAWDRKINEVREGDIIVFRNAGAYGFEMSSNFNSRLKPAEVMFLDGKAHLIRKRDEFEDLLKNQIEVL
- a CDS encoding carboxy terminal-processing peptidase, whose product is MFKKIKFKKLLMFAPLMTLMFCFNAPQNDDEKMQTIMVSVKNTLSYLHYSPKPINDAYSQDVYDKYFESVDASKRYFLQSDMDEFKKHYTKLDDYLNQGNLVFYKLTIDRLYQRVDEIDKMTQDILSKPINLDENDELILEPKKRVNPIDSKQQREEWKKYIKYNILQEIETLTSKEEAQKKKKDSVVNNKLPDTIKYAPTTAEQKRVKATAEVKDLITDSFRRFKKRKKMDWFTVYMNAYTEVFDPHTNYFSPKNKEEFDMQFTGKVIGIGALIQEKKGYLYLGELTIGAPAWKSKQLTAGDKILKVKSKPNEEPVNVVGMLSDEAVRLIRGEKGTPVTLTVEKKDKTIKEVTMIREEVAIEDTFARSIVVNSKNGKKYGFIYLPSFNVDFEDAKGRNASDDIKAELIKLKKENVEGIILDLRSNGGGSLTEVGDIMGLFMNAGPYVQVKDSRGKIQVLSNKSNEPIWTGPLVVMQNELSASASEILAGAFQDYGRAAVIGSPSSFGKGTVQTFVELNRFLNTNDDFGALKLTIQKFYRVSGESTQRKGVEADLKMKDFFSYAEVGERFDQFALPWDKIETTSYKKLTGLNIPQLQAELDKQLADNKNYKMLQESAEWKEALDKEETITLNQTKFNELMKKRKAQIDKFKGLDKFNNGLKFTLHTDEAERIKKDEAFAKKTENWRKNLERDFYLEETVDVLSKIK
- a CDS encoding Crp/Fnr family transcriptional regulator, coding for MEFVKQYLLSKNIPLDEKKFGEFAQKNIRTEFKKKDLILKAGEVENYLSFVEKGIARLFFEKENKDLTIRFVFEYQYLTVYDSFTQRTPSRCDVEALTDMVVWRVHYDDLQMLYKTHSVGNLIGRLTVEKLYVEKLNREFSLLSETAEERYLKIMKEQPDLFQRLPLKHIASYMGITPQALSRIRKRIS
- a CDS encoding energy transducer TonB; the encoded protein is MKSLLFSLCLLTSALALAQVDIEEGMDNIPMIENTSSAVVYNVRGIYQVSDNNCNASQFKSLVYPGGSAAYIKDLKEKLQQNVNWNTYVINGLFFVKLDINKNGVLTNAEAGPKVANGDLFLKDLKNAAMKANKIWKPATCNGNPVDSKAILKIDFSSMTYDNAFN